One window of Mustela lutreola isolate mMusLut2 chromosome 13, mMusLut2.pri, whole genome shotgun sequence genomic DNA carries:
- the LOC131813749 gene encoding nucleoporin p58/p45-like: MSTGFSFGTGTLGSTTVAPGGTGAGGGFSFGTGHLGNTGSSRLYFVFFINKQPFSGSQFGTLGSTATPATTSPSGGFGTGLFGSKPTTGFTLGGTNTGIAATITTGLTLAQKCHGSL; this comes from the exons ATGTCCACGGGGTTCTCCTTCGGGACCGGCACGCTGGGCTCCACCACCGTAGCCCCCGGCGGGACCGGCGCAGGCGGCGGTTTCTCCTTCGGGACGGGGCATCTAG gaaatactggttccagtagactttattttgtgttctttataaaTAAGCAACCCTTCAGTGGGTCTCAATTTGGAACTCTTGGAAGCACTGCAACTCCTGCCACGACATCTCCTTCAGGTGGTTTTGGAACCGGGCTCTTTGGATCGAAACCTACCACTGGGTTCACTCTTGGAGGAACAAATACAG GAATAGCAGCAACTATAACTACAGGATTAACTCTGG cTCAAAAATGCCATGGTTCTCTGTAG